The Corylus avellana chromosome ca8, CavTom2PMs-1.0 genome has a segment encoding these proteins:
- the LOC132189356 gene encoding tocopherol cyclase, chloroplastic-like isoform X2, whose amino-acid sequence METMVYSLCEPHHFSPNFGVPSLNLKSSVKLAQPSKLSSFGTQRSSPKLGFRPCPRVFASSSTVEKEGEKEKDKEGSGSVTPVYVPTPPNRELRTPHSGYHFDGSTRKFFEGWYFKVSIPERRQSFCFMYSVENPAFSKKLTAFEVAQHGPRYTGVGAQILGANDKYICQYSEESQNFWGSRHELILGNTFIAEKELKPPNKEVPPQEFSKRVLEGFQVSPLWHQGFIRDDGRSNYVDTVKTARWEYSTHPTYGWGNVGSKQMSTAGWLAAFPVFEPHWQICMAGGLSTGWIEWDGERFEFQNAPSYSEKNWGGAFPRKWFWCNVFEGASGEVALTAAGGLRQLPGLTQNFENAALVGVHYDGIFYEFVPWNGGVSWEIAPWGYWYMAGENQTHKVELEVTTKDPGTTLRAPTSEAGLAPACKDSCFGELRLRIWERRYDGSKGKMILDVTSNMAAVEVGGGPWFNTWKGETSTPELLSRALNVPIDVEGIFGFTPLFKPPGL is encoded by the exons ATGGAAACAATGGTGTATTCACTCTGCGAGCCTCACCATTTCTCTCCCAACTTCGGGGTTCCATCCTTAAACCTTAAGTCCAGTGTTAAGCTCGCTCAGCCTTCAAAGCTCAGCTCCTTTGGGACGCAACGGAGCTCTCCGAAGCTAGGGTTTCGGCCTTGCCCGCGCGTGTTCGCGTCGTCTTCGACTGTTGAAAaagaaggagagaaagagaaagataaagaGGGTTCGGGCTCTGTCACTCCCGTCTACGTGCCCACGCCTCCCAATCGAGAGCTTCGAACCCCTCACAGCGG GTACCATTTTGATGGAAGTACCAGGAAGTTTTTTGAGGGTTGGTACTTCAAGGTGTCGATCCCAGAACGGAGGCAGAGCTTCTGCTTTATGTATTCTGTGGAGAATCCTGCATTCTCTAAGAAATTAACGGCATTTGAAGTGGCACAGCATGGACCAAGATATACTGGAGTTGGGGCTCAAATTCTTGGCGCTAATGACAAGTATATTTGTCAATACTCTGAGGAGTCGCAGAACTTTTGGGGAA GTAGGCATGAGCTAATACTGGGGAATACCTTTATTGCTGAAAAGGAATTGAAGCCTCCAAACAAGGAGGTCCCTCCTCAG GAATTCAGTAAAAGAGTGCTGGAAGGTTTCCAAGTCAGCCCACTTTGGCATCAAGGTTTCATTCGTGATGATGGCAG GTCAAATTATGTGGATACTGTGAAGACTGCACGTTGGGAGTACAGTACCCATCCTACCTATGGCTGGGGCAATGTCGGGTCCAAACAGATGTCCACTGCAGGCTGGCTTGCAGCTTTTCCTGTATTTGAACCCCATTGGCAAATATGCATGGCTGGTGGACTGTCAACAG gTTGGATAGAGTGGGATGGTGAAAGGTTTGAGTTTCAAAATGCCCCTTCATATTCCGAAAAGAACTGGGGTGGAGCATTCCCAAGAAAATGGTTTTGg TGTAATGTATTTGAAGGTGCTAGTGGAGAAGTTGCTCTCACTGCAGCTGGTGGGTTGAGGCAACTACCTGGACTGACACAGAATTTTGAAAATGCTGCATTG GTTGGAGTTCACTATGATGGAATTTTCTATGAATTTGTGCCATGGAATGGTGGTGTTAGTTGGGAAATTGCTCCTTGGGGTTACTGGTACATGGCTGGGGAAAATCAGACGCATAAG GTTGAATTAGAGGTAACAACAAAGGATCCTGGTACAACATTGCGTGCTCCGACATCAGAAGCTGGTCTTGCTCCTGCTTGTAAAGATTCTTGTTTTGGTGAGCTAAGATTGCGAATTTGGGAACGAAGATATGATGGCAGTAAAGGGAAG ATGATATTGGATGTTACAAGTAACATGGCAGCAGTAGAAGTCGGAGGGGGACCATGGTTCAACACTTGGAAGGGTGAGACCTCTACGCCGGAGCTCCTTAGTAGAGCTCTTAATGTTCCCATTGATGTGGAGGGGATTTTTGGTTTTACCCCATTATTTAAACCCCCCGGTCTATAA
- the LOC132189356 gene encoding tocopherol cyclase, chloroplastic-like isoform X3 yields the protein METMVYSLCEPHHFSPNFGVPSLNLKSSVKLAQPSKLSSFGTQRSSPKLGFRPCPRVFASSSTVEKEGEKEKDKEGSGSVTPVYVPTPPNRELRTPHSGYHFDGSTRKFFEGWYFKVSIPERRQSFCFMYSVENPAFSKKLTAFEVAQHGPRYTGVGAQILGANDKYICQYSEESQNFWGSRHELILGNTFIAEKELKPPNKEVPPQEFSKRVLEGFQVSPLWHQGFIRDDGRSNYVDTVKTARWEYSTHPTYGWGNVGSKQMSTAGWLAAFPVFEPHWQICMAGGLSTGWIEWDGERFEFQNAPSYSEKNWGGAFPRKWFWVQCNVFEGASGEVALTAAGGLRQLPGLTQNFENAALVGVHYDGIFYEFVPWNGGVSWEIAPWGYWYMAGENQTHKKVQAGFGHY from the exons ATGGAAACAATGGTGTATTCACTCTGCGAGCCTCACCATTTCTCTCCCAACTTCGGGGTTCCATCCTTAAACCTTAAGTCCAGTGTTAAGCTCGCTCAGCCTTCAAAGCTCAGCTCCTTTGGGACGCAACGGAGCTCTCCGAAGCTAGGGTTTCGGCCTTGCCCGCGCGTGTTCGCGTCGTCTTCGACTGTTGAAAaagaaggagagaaagagaaagataaagaGGGTTCGGGCTCTGTCACTCCCGTCTACGTGCCCACGCCTCCCAATCGAGAGCTTCGAACCCCTCACAGCGG GTACCATTTTGATGGAAGTACCAGGAAGTTTTTTGAGGGTTGGTACTTCAAGGTGTCGATCCCAGAACGGAGGCAGAGCTTCTGCTTTATGTATTCTGTGGAGAATCCTGCATTCTCTAAGAAATTAACGGCATTTGAAGTGGCACAGCATGGACCAAGATATACTGGAGTTGGGGCTCAAATTCTTGGCGCTAATGACAAGTATATTTGTCAATACTCTGAGGAGTCGCAGAACTTTTGGGGAA GTAGGCATGAGCTAATACTGGGGAATACCTTTATTGCTGAAAAGGAATTGAAGCCTCCAAACAAGGAGGTCCCTCCTCAG GAATTCAGTAAAAGAGTGCTGGAAGGTTTCCAAGTCAGCCCACTTTGGCATCAAGGTTTCATTCGTGATGATGGCAG GTCAAATTATGTGGATACTGTGAAGACTGCACGTTGGGAGTACAGTACCCATCCTACCTATGGCTGGGGCAATGTCGGGTCCAAACAGATGTCCACTGCAGGCTGGCTTGCAGCTTTTCCTGTATTTGAACCCCATTGGCAAATATGCATGGCTGGTGGACTGTCAACAG gTTGGATAGAGTGGGATGGTGAAAGGTTTGAGTTTCAAAATGCCCCTTCATATTCCGAAAAGAACTGGGGTGGAGCATTCCCAAGAAAATGGTTTTGg GTACAGTGTAATGTATTTGAAGGTGCTAGTGGAGAAGTTGCTCTCACTGCAGCTGGTGGGTTGAGGCAACTACCTGGACTGACACAGAATTTTGAAAATGCTGCATTG GTTGGAGTTCACTATGATGGAATTTTCTATGAATTTGTGCCATGGAATGGTGGTGTTAGTTGGGAAATTGCTCCTTGGGGTTACTGGTACATGGCTGGGGAAAATCAGACGCATAAG AAAGTGCAAGCTGGTTTTGGGCATTATTGA
- the LOC132189356 gene encoding tocopherol cyclase, chloroplastic-like isoform X1 yields METMVYSLCEPHHFSPNFGVPSLNLKSSVKLAQPSKLSSFGTQRSSPKLGFRPCPRVFASSSTVEKEGEKEKDKEGSGSVTPVYVPTPPNRELRTPHSGYHFDGSTRKFFEGWYFKVSIPERRQSFCFMYSVENPAFSKKLTAFEVAQHGPRYTGVGAQILGANDKYICQYSEESQNFWGSRHELILGNTFIAEKELKPPNKEVPPQEFSKRVLEGFQVSPLWHQGFIRDDGRSNYVDTVKTARWEYSTHPTYGWGNVGSKQMSTAGWLAAFPVFEPHWQICMAGGLSTGWIEWDGERFEFQNAPSYSEKNWGGAFPRKWFWVQCNVFEGASGEVALTAAGGLRQLPGLTQNFENAALVGVHYDGIFYEFVPWNGGVSWEIAPWGYWYMAGENQTHKVELEVTTKDPGTTLRAPTSEAGLAPACKDSCFGELRLRIWERRYDGSKGKMILDVTSNMAAVEVGGGPWFNTWKGETSTPELLSRALNVPIDVEGIFGFTPLFKPPGL; encoded by the exons ATGGAAACAATGGTGTATTCACTCTGCGAGCCTCACCATTTCTCTCCCAACTTCGGGGTTCCATCCTTAAACCTTAAGTCCAGTGTTAAGCTCGCTCAGCCTTCAAAGCTCAGCTCCTTTGGGACGCAACGGAGCTCTCCGAAGCTAGGGTTTCGGCCTTGCCCGCGCGTGTTCGCGTCGTCTTCGACTGTTGAAAaagaaggagagaaagagaaagataaagaGGGTTCGGGCTCTGTCACTCCCGTCTACGTGCCCACGCCTCCCAATCGAGAGCTTCGAACCCCTCACAGCGG GTACCATTTTGATGGAAGTACCAGGAAGTTTTTTGAGGGTTGGTACTTCAAGGTGTCGATCCCAGAACGGAGGCAGAGCTTCTGCTTTATGTATTCTGTGGAGAATCCTGCATTCTCTAAGAAATTAACGGCATTTGAAGTGGCACAGCATGGACCAAGATATACTGGAGTTGGGGCTCAAATTCTTGGCGCTAATGACAAGTATATTTGTCAATACTCTGAGGAGTCGCAGAACTTTTGGGGAA GTAGGCATGAGCTAATACTGGGGAATACCTTTATTGCTGAAAAGGAATTGAAGCCTCCAAACAAGGAGGTCCCTCCTCAG GAATTCAGTAAAAGAGTGCTGGAAGGTTTCCAAGTCAGCCCACTTTGGCATCAAGGTTTCATTCGTGATGATGGCAG GTCAAATTATGTGGATACTGTGAAGACTGCACGTTGGGAGTACAGTACCCATCCTACCTATGGCTGGGGCAATGTCGGGTCCAAACAGATGTCCACTGCAGGCTGGCTTGCAGCTTTTCCTGTATTTGAACCCCATTGGCAAATATGCATGGCTGGTGGACTGTCAACAG gTTGGATAGAGTGGGATGGTGAAAGGTTTGAGTTTCAAAATGCCCCTTCATATTCCGAAAAGAACTGGGGTGGAGCATTCCCAAGAAAATGGTTTTGg GTACAGTGTAATGTATTTGAAGGTGCTAGTGGAGAAGTTGCTCTCACTGCAGCTGGTGGGTTGAGGCAACTACCTGGACTGACACAGAATTTTGAAAATGCTGCATTG GTTGGAGTTCACTATGATGGAATTTTCTATGAATTTGTGCCATGGAATGGTGGTGTTAGTTGGGAAATTGCTCCTTGGGGTTACTGGTACATGGCTGGGGAAAATCAGACGCATAAG GTTGAATTAGAGGTAACAACAAAGGATCCTGGTACAACATTGCGTGCTCCGACATCAGAAGCTGGTCTTGCTCCTGCTTGTAAAGATTCTTGTTTTGGTGAGCTAAGATTGCGAATTTGGGAACGAAGATATGATGGCAGTAAAGGGAAG ATGATATTGGATGTTACAAGTAACATGGCAGCAGTAGAAGTCGGAGGGGGACCATGGTTCAACACTTGGAAGGGTGAGACCTCTACGCCGGAGCTCCTTAGTAGAGCTCTTAATGTTCCCATTGATGTGGAGGGGATTTTTGGTTTTACCCCATTATTTAAACCCCCCGGTCTATAA